The nucleotide window tttttaaaaattatttatataaagaaatatatcacattcatcaatatatatatatatataacaagctcttaaaatttttataaataaaaaaataattaatttttattcgtataatatataaaataattactatattattattatattatagattaaaatttactaatttaaattttgtttttattttaaatataagcANNNNNNNNNNNNNNNNNNNNNNNNNNNNNNNNNNNNNNNNNNNNNNNNNNNNNNNNNNNNNNNNNNNNNNNNNNNNNNNNNNNNNNNNNNNNNNNNNNNNNNNNNNNNNNNNNNNNNNNNNNNNNNNNNNNNNNNNNNNNNNNNNNNNNNNNNNNNNNNNNNNNNNNNNNNNNNNNNNNNNNNNNNNNNNNNNNNNNNNNNNNNNNNNNNNNNNNNNNNNNNNNNNNNNNNNNNNNNNNNNNNNNNNNNNNNNNNNNNNNNNNNNNNNNNNNNNNNNNNNNNNNNNNNNNNNNNNNNNNNNNNNNNNNNNNNNNNNNNNNNNNNNNNNNNNNNNNNNNNNNNNNNNNNNNNNNNNNNNNNNNNNNNNNNNNNNNNNNNNNNNNNNNNNNNNNNNNNNNNNNNNNNNNNNNNNNNNNNNNNNNNNNNNNNNNNNNNNNNNNNNNNNNNNNNNNNNNNNNNNNNNNNNNNNNNNNNNNNNNNNNNNNNNNNNNNNNNNNNNNNNNNNNNNNNNNNNNNNNNNNNNNNNNNNNNNNNNNNNNNNNNNNNNNNNNNNNNNNNNNNNNNNNNNNNNNNNNNNNNNNNNNNNNNNNNNNNNNNNNNNNNNNNNNNNNNNNNNNNNNNNNNNNNNNNNNNNNNNNNNNNNNNNNNNNNNNNNNNNNNNNNNNNNNNNNNNNNNNNNNNNNNNNNNNNNNNNNNNNNNNNNNNNNNNNNNNNNNNNNNNNNNNNNNNNNNNNNNNNNNNNNNNNNNNNNNNNNNNNNNNNNNNNNNNNNNNNNNNNNNNNNNNNNNNNNNNNNNNNNNNNNNNNNNNNNNNNNNNNNNNNNNNNNNNNNNNNNNNNNNNNNNNNNNNNNNNNNNNNNNNNNNNNNNNNNNNNNNNNNNNNNNNNNNNNNNNNNNNNNNNNNNNNNNNNNNNNNNNNNNNNNNNNNNNNNNNNNNNNNNNNNNNNNNNNNNNNNNNNNNNNNNNNNNNNNNNNNNNNNNNNNNNNNNNNNNNNNNNNNNNNNNNNNNNNNNNNNNNNNNNNNNNNNNNNNNNNNNNNNNNNNNNNNNNNNNNNNNNNNNNNNNNNNNNNNNNNNNNNNNNNNNNNNNNNNNNNNNNNNNNNNNNNNNNNNNNNNNNNNNNNNNNNNNNNNNNNNNNNNNNNNNNNNNNNNNNNNNNNNNNNNNNNNNNNNagactcaattaaaaagatacaaagaaaatgatgttaaaatattctaactctttaaaataaaaatatttgaaattcaattacaaattatttaaaatttaaactcaataaaaatttatattcaatgtgttttgtgttagatatatttaataacctattatatcatattggttgaaattagtttttataatgttaattttttaataaacactttattagaaaaaaccatcttttcagaattttttaaaaactaattaatattatatatattttgttacattacatcttgttttaaaaaaattatttatttctaatgcttatactaaaaataaaaataaaatttaaattagtaaattttaatctataatataataataatataataattattttatatattgtataaatataaattaattatttttttatttgtaaaaattttaattagtttgagtttattttatatatattttgatgaatgtgatttttttatataaataatttaaaaaaattaatagttaatctATTATCTTTTTGGTTTTAGTCTAAATTAgatgttttttattgtttttgaaaagaaatttttttaaaaaatttaataatatgtgataAAAAATATCGAATAATTTATAcagaaatcaattaaaatacaatataaaaatatctttaacaaaagataaaatagaCGTCTTTATCTGAGTAGTCACTGAGATATTATGTAAGTTATAGAGCATGTAAAGTTACTAGAGATGAGATTTGGTTTTTGTTACGTTAAATGGTATATGATAACTTACATAGTCATAGATTGATGAGTTGTATTGTAGTAATTGACATTGATGTTGTGACTGTTAATTGATCATTAACTTAATGATCAATAAAATCGTCCGTTACAAACTAAGATTAAAAAATGACATTAAAGTGAATACAATGGAATTATAACTCTTATTGTATAGCAGATCACctatcattaatattttaatacacaaataatctaattattcTCACATCGttcattaaaaatattcaatCTTTTCATATTCCAATCGTAGGAAAAAAAAGCATAGCCTTAATAAAATAAGAGTTTGGTCAatgcatatttttaaatatggcTTTACTAAACTTAGAAAATTAATATCTTTCAATCAATTATATATAAGGTAATAAATGAGCAATGATTGAGGGAAAATTTatttcctaattttttttaatatttatttagatgcaattaagaaataaaaaagattttgttttgattaattttttttttaaaattgtgtatgtgacaaaatttttaaataaaaataaaaaatattaaaaaattaaaaataattataattttcatttattttacttttaaaaaaatatgtttaacataataaataaataaaaaatatttttatattatatcattttATCTGCACATAATTGAAACGAGAGTCAGAAGTCAGAAGTCAGAAATTGAGTGAGTGAGATTGGTGGTCTGTAGAACACAACACAGACGCCGCTGTTACTAAGTAGTTACCGCAGTTAGTAATAGTAGCAGCAGCAGCAGTTTGTTTAACTGAATTATTAACCAACTCTCAGTCTCTCACCCCGAAAGCCGAGAGTGGGAGCCACGCTCCAAGGCGGCGCCAACCCCACTCCGCTGTGTAACTCACACTCACAGCTAAGCTACCAATTATAATACTGCCCCATACCTACACCCGTGGTTACTTTTCAACCATGGTTAGTTAGGAGCCGCGCCACACAACAAAACCACTACTCACTCCGCTCCGcgtcttctctctttctctctctccgcCCTCTGCTCAACAAAACGCTGCGTTTTCGCCGAGATCTGCTGAATTCCATGGAGGACGACAATAAGGCGGGAACAGCTGAGAGCCTCATCGATTTGGTCAATCAAATATCTTCCATCTCCGATTACAGGCCAACGGTCAAGAAGGAGTACTGCAACTTGGCCAGGAGGCTCAAGCTCCTCACACCATTGTTCGAAGAGATTAGGGACAGTAAGGACCCTCTCCCTCAACAAACTTCAAACGCTTTGCTTCAGCTGAAGGAAGCCATGGAATCCGCCATGGACCTCCTCAGATTCGGTAGTGAAGGCAGCAAGATTTACATGGTATAATATATATTTCTCTGTTTCTTACTTTTTATTCTCTGCAAATCCGTGTTTTCAGGACAGAttgtttgattgattgattTCGTCATCAAGTGTTTGCTTTTCGGTATTGTGTAGTATTGACCATGCCATTCAAAGTGATTCATGACGATATGCTTAACTTTCGTTTATGCTATTTCTTTGCCAATTAACTATTACAagccatttttttttgtttttttgttttttttttcattttttcgtTTGTTGGTGGCAAAACGATTTTCCAGCTGcagtaatataaattaattgacCTGTTCATGTATCTGCTCTTGTTCTGGGGACAATTTTTTAGGCTCACCCAgcaaacatttttaattttgaattaattctaataagatttttattttttatcattttaattttcttgcaaCGCGGATTGCATTATTCCTTTGCTAGAATATATGATTGGGGAAGCTACGCGTGTGTGTTTCAAGcccaaaagaaaaaaggaaaaaaaaaatcttcagAAGTTGTGGCTGCTACTATAGATCAATGTGAATAGATTACGCGCGGGCTAAGGATAATAGGATATGTTCCTTTTTGGTTTTTTCCCCCTTTATATGATTAAAGTTGAAAATTGCTGGTCTAGAGTGCTGTGTGATTCAAAGtatctctttcttttccttAATATAAGTTATAATTGAAATTTGGAATCTGCTAGTGAGTCTCTGTTTGACATCGAGGTAAAAAAAGTGGATGCAAATTGAAGTGGTGTGTCTTGTCAATCCACCAAAATTTGTATTCTCTTATTTTGGTCTTCAAGCTACATAGAATAtcttgtgttcctttcctaTTTGGTGTATCTTGCAGGTGTGGCTTGTCAATGATGGTCCTTTCGATccatttgatttatatttctttgtttttccggAAATCGCAAAAAGATACAAACACACAAAGACGAACACACAGTGAATAGAATCCTGAgatggtttagtgttttggtACTTTGGATGTTCCTGTGATGTTTCTATATGGGAACCTTAGTTTACTTACAGTTTGTGCTCCAAAGTTCTTATGCTTGTTTTGAAATTGAATAGTATGTATGGTGGTTTTTTATTAGATGGAAGTTGCAACCCTTCGTGTTGATTCAGTTATTTTAACTCCTGCTTGCAGGTCATTGAGAGGGaccaaattattaataaattccaCGAGGTGACTACTCAGTTGGAACAAGCATTGGCTGGAATTTCCTATGATAAGCTTGACATTTCAGATGAAGTTACGGAACAGGTATAAACTTATTTTGATTGTAAGCTCCATCTGTATCATTTTAGTGATTGACTAAGGATCACGTTTTCTGCATCAGTGTGGAACTTCTTTGTATCTCCACTATGGATTAATTCTTGTTAATTCTCTCCGTCATTTCAGGTTGAGCTTGTTCTTGCACAATTTAGAAGAGCCAAAGGAAGGGTTGATCCAGCTGATGCCGAGTTGCATGAGGATCTCTTGTCCCTTTACAACAAGAGCAACGATGCAGCTACAGATCAAGCTGTTCTACGGAGATTAGCCGAAAAATTGCAACTGATTGGAATAGCTGATCTCACACAAGAGTCGCTAGCTTTGCACGAGATGGTGATCGCGAGTGATGGGGATCCAGGGGCAAGCATTGAGAAGATGTCAATGTTGCTGAAGAGAATAAAGGATTTTGTACTAACAGAGAATCTAGACAAGGATGATAATGTAGGAGGAAACAGCCTTTCTTCAAGTTGCTGCAAACAAGGGACAAATGAAAAGAATCATCAACCCCCAGTAATCCCTGATGATTTTCGATGCCCAATTTCCCTCGAATTGATGCAGGATCCTGTCATAGTATCAACAGGACAGGTATGTTTCTGAATCTAACTACTTGGATGTAAAATCGCATTGAAGTTGAATACACTGAAAACAAATCATGTTGTCTAATTGCTGCAGACTTATGAGCGTTCCTGTATAAAGAAATGGTTGGAAGCAGGACATGGTACATGCCCGAAAACACAGCAGACCTTATCTAGTACTGTTCTCACACCAAACTATGTCTTAAGGAGCCTCATAGCACAATGGTGTGAAGCCAATGGCGTAGAGCCACCAAAGAGACCTAGCAGTTCTCGAACTGATAAATCAGCCTCTGCCTGCTCGCCGGCCGAGCGGAGCAAGATCGAAAATCTTCTTAGGAAGCTCACATCTGGCAATCCTGAAGACCAGAGATCGGCTGCAGGCGAGATTCGCCTTCTTGCAAAGCGCAATGCAGATAATCGCGTGGCCATTGCGGAAGCTGGTGCAATACCTCTTCTTGTTGGTCTTCTCTGTACACCTGATTCCCGCGTTCAAGAACATGCTGTTACTGCACTTCTGAATCTTTCCATATGTGAAAACAACAAAGGAAGTATTGTGTCTTCAGGGGCAGTACCGGGAATAGTTCATGTGCTCAAGAAGGGAAGCATGGAAGCTCGGGAAAACGCTGCAGCCACACTTTTCAGCCTTTCAGTTATTGATGAAAATAAGGTTACAATCGGTTCTTCAGGGGCCATTCCACCATTAGTTACACTGCTGAGTGAGGGTACCCAAAGGGGTAAGAAAGATGCTGCAACAGCACTCTTCAATTTGTGCATTTACCAAGGGAACAAGGGAAAGGCAGTAAGGGCTGGAGTCGTTCCCACGCTTATGCGACTGCTGACAGAACCTGGCGGGGGAATGGTGGACGAAGCATTAGCCATTTTGGCAATACTAGCTAGCCATCCTGACGGAAAGGCAGCTATTGGCGCTGCCGAGGCGGTGCCTGTATTGGTTGAGGTTATTGGGAATGGATCCCCAAGGAACAAAGAGAATGCAGCTGCTGTATTGGTGCACCTTTGCAATGGAGATCAACAATACATAGCTCAGGCACAGGAGTTAGGTGTGATGGGTCCATTGTTGGAATTGGCTCAACATGGCACAGACAGAGGGAAAAGAAAGGCAGCACAATTGTTAGAGCGTATGAGCAGGTTCCTTGAGCAGCAACATGAGGATGAGGAATTTCAAACACAAACTGAACTATTGCCTTCTATTAATACTACTACTAACCTTGATAGCTGAGATATTTTATGTTAACTTTggtttctttctgttttttttccCAATTGTTGAAAAGAAGCGACTGTTTGGAGGGAAAATGGTGGAAGATCACCTGGT belongs to Arachis duranensis cultivar V14167 chromosome 8, aradu.V14167.gnm2.J7QH, whole genome shotgun sequence and includes:
- the LOC107461648 gene encoding U-box domain-containing protein 13, whose amino-acid sequence is MEDDNKAGTAESLIDLVNQISSISDYRPTVKKEYCNLARRLKLLTPLFEEIRDSKDPLPQQTSNALLQLKEAMESAMDLLRFGSEGSKIYMVIERDQIINKFHEVTTQLEQALAGISYDKLDISDEVTEQVELVLAQFRRAKGRVDPADAELHEDLLSLYNKSNDAATDQAVLRRLAEKLQLIGIADLTQESLALHEMVIASDGDPGASIEKMSMLLKRIKDFVLTENLDKDDNVGGNSLSSSCCKQGTNEKNHQPPVIPDDFRCPISLELMQDPVIVSTGQTYERSCIKKWLEAGHGTCPKTQQTLSSTVLTPNYVLRSLIAQWCEANGVEPPKRPSSSRTDKSASACSPAERSKIENLLRKLTSGNPEDQRSAAGEIRLLAKRNADNRVAIAEAGAIPLLVGLLCTPDSRVQEHAVTALLNLSICENNKGSIVSSGAVPGIVHVLKKGSMEARENAAATLFSLSVIDENKVTIGSSGAIPPLVTLLSEGTQRGKKDAATALFNLCIYQGNKGKAVRAGVVPTLMRLLTEPGGGMVDEALAILAILASHPDGKAAIGAAEAVPVLVEVIGNGSPRNKENAAAVLVHLCNGDQQYIAQAQELGVMGPLLELAQHGTDRGKRKAAQLLERMSRFLEQQHEDEEFQTQTELLPSINTTTNLDS